A genomic segment from Spinacia oleracea cultivar Varoflay chromosome 3, BTI_SOV_V1, whole genome shotgun sequence encodes:
- the LOC110786273 gene encoding crossover junction endonuclease EME1B isoform X3, which produces MSQPEPIVLSDSDDDDEYKLKEIHSTTPISILSKEIHLTTPISNFNKEIDLITPISNKRPRKVPVLIDLIDDPTPPPPKLQKSASSTKSFIPETPIFVDDSPVTKFTANLPSPSNSPALISSGVDKSDNDAGDSEMGTCVKNMQASPSSDSENESVREFDLESWLDIDSTFCLHKGEESNVHMEGRGLGKKCSMENGRTLSELNVEQNLEKRPKVVEKENCQENERIPVTSNVKTLEKCPIVQSTCCLGNLKSTKTHDHTSLEYNTNQVQPINDHDCGKENVRLKKGGAIHKPKSGGDANAKKKLNKDDQAADRKKLMEEKRALKEQEKSLKADLRAEAAKQKQLEKEKKKLENYKFNEKDIVAEIDPKVLSGSLGGRPGPLLTMFNEKGLNYKINPNPVEKSIIWRFILPENTFQHSAVKPDIRYILLIYDDAEEFCNRANDGSLMVHISSVRKRYPSYTICCLTNRLMSFINKREQQKYKKQKVASDWIRPPVEELFAKLTTQFANVHSRQCVDEAEVAEHVVGLTINLAKGQSRKKLTHLSVNANGCNVTRDCVDRSLIMKHPWLKALVSIPKVQPRFAIAIWKKYPTMKSLLRVFMDPTKTIFNLSAFKCWGSENFTQLPHLGFTSCRVLEVADILFNFFFMQIYQI; this is translated from the exons ATGTCACAGCCTGAACCCATCGTCCTCAGTGACTCTGACGATGACGACGAATACAAGCTCAAAGAAATTCATTCAACAACTCCAATTTCGATTTTGAGCAAAGAAATACATTTAACAACTCCaatttcgaatttcaacaaagaaattgatttaattactCCAATTTCGAATAAGAGACCCAGAAAAGTCCCTGTGTTAATTGATCTTATCGATGACCCAACTCCTCCTCCTCCTAAGCTTCAAAAATCAGCATCTTCTACAAAATCATTTATCCCAGAAACCCCAATTTTCGTTGATGATTCTCCTGTTACCAAGTTTACCGCTAATTTGCCTAGCCCCTCGAATAGTCCTGCTCTCATTTCATCAG GTGTTGATAAATCTGATAATGATGCTGGAGACTCTGAAATGGGAACTTGTGTAAAAAATATGCAAGCATCTCCGTCTTCTGATTCAGAAAATGAGTCGGTACGTGAGTTTGATCTTGAAAGTTGGTTAGACATTGACTCAACCTTTTGTCTTCATAAGGGAGAGGAATCCAATGTTCATATGGAGGGTAGAGGTCTAGGAAAAAAATGTTCAATGGAAAATGGAAGAACTTTGTCTGAGCTTAATGTGGAACAGAACTTGGAAAAGAGACCTAAAGTTGTAGAAAAGGAGAACTGCCAGGAGAATGAAAGAATTCCTGTTACTTCCAATGTGAAGACCCTGGAAAAGTGTCCCATTGTTCAGTCCACGTGCTGTCTTG GGAACCTGAAATCCACAAAGACACATGACCATACTTCTCTGGAATACAATACCAATCAAGTACAACCTATTAAC GATCATGATTGTGGAAAAGAAAATGTCAGACTGAAAAAAGGAGGTGCAATCCATAAGCCAAAAAGTGGAGGTGATGCTAAtgcaaagaaaaaattgaacAAAGACGATCAGGCAGCAGATAGGAAGAAATTAATGGAGGAAAAAAGGGCTTTAAAGGAG CAAGAAAAGTCACTTAAAGCAGATTTGAGGGCTGAAGCTGCTAAACAGAAACAGCtggagaaagagaagaagaaattGGAGAACTATAAGTTCAATGAGAAAGACATCGTGGCTGAAATTGATCCAAAGGTTCTGTCAGGATCACTTGGAGGTAGGCCCG GTCCTCTGCTAACAATGTTTAACGAGAAAGGTctcaattataaaataaatccaaatcccgTCGAAAAATCAATTATTTGGAGATTTATTCTTCCAGAAAATACTTTTCAG CATTCTGCAGTGAAACCAGATATTCGATATATATTGCTCATTTATGATGATGCTGAGGAATTTTGTAACCGTGCTAATGATGGATCTCTTATGGTTCATATTTCTTCTGTGCGAAAGCGTTATCCATCTTACACAATCTGCTGCCTCACAAATAGGTTGATGTCTTTTATCAATAAAAG GGAGCAGCAGAAGTATAAAAAGCAAAAGGTTGCCAGTGATTGGATACGCCCACCTGTGGAAGAG CTTTTTGCAAAGTTAACCACTCAGTTTGCCAATGTTCATTCAAGACAATGTGTTGATGAGGCTGAAGTAGCTGAGCATGTCGTTGGGTTGACAATCAACCTTGCCAAGGGCCAATCTCG CAAGAAGCTGACACACCTATCTGTTAATGCCAATGGATGTAATGTTACAAGGGATTGTGTGGACAGAAGCCTCATAATGAAGCATCCATG GTTAAAGGCATTGGTTTCTATACCAAAAGTGCAACCTCGATTTGCTATCGCTATATGGAAGAAGTATCCAACTATGAAATCTCTCTTGCGAGTTTTCATGGATCCAACTAAAACT ATCTTCAATTTATCAGCTTTCAAATGTTGGGGATCTGAAAACTTCACACAACTACCTCATTTAGGTTTTACCTCTTGTAGAGTTTTAGAAGTAGCTgatattttgtttaattttttttttatgcaaaTATACCAGATTTAG
- the LOC110786273 gene encoding crossover junction endonuclease EME1B isoform X4: MSQPEPIVLSDSDDDDEYKLKEIHSTTPISILSKEIHLTTPISNFNKEIDLITPISNKRPRKVPVLIDLIDDPTPPPPKLQKSASSTKSFIPETPIFVDDSPVTKFTANLPSPSNSPALISSGVDKSDNDAGDSEMGTCVKNMQASPSSDSENESVREFDLESWLDIDSTFCLHKGEESNVHMEGRGLGKKCSMENGRTLSELNVEQNLEKRPKVVEKENCQENERIPVTSNVKTLEKCPIVQSTCCLGNLKSTKTHDHTSLEYNTNQVQPINDHDCGKENVRLKKGGAIHKPKSGGDANAKKKLNKDDQAADRKKLMEEKRALKEQEKSLKADLRAEAAKQKQLEKEKKKLENYKFNEKDIVAEIDPKVLSGSLGGPLLTMFNEKGLNYKINPNPVEKSIIWRFILPENTFQHSAVKPDIRYILLIYDDAEEFCNRANDGSLMVHISSVRKRYPSYTICCLTNRLMSFINKREQQKYKKQKVASDWIRPPVEELFAKLTTQFANVHSRQCVDEAEVAEHVVGLTINLAKGQSRKKLTHLSVNANGCNVTRDCVDRSLIMKHPWLKALVSIPKVQPRFAIAIWKKYPTMKSLLRVFMDPTKTIFNLSAFKCWGSENFTQLPHLGFTSCRVLEVADILFNFFFMQIYQI, encoded by the exons ATGTCACAGCCTGAACCCATCGTCCTCAGTGACTCTGACGATGACGACGAATACAAGCTCAAAGAAATTCATTCAACAACTCCAATTTCGATTTTGAGCAAAGAAATACATTTAACAACTCCaatttcgaatttcaacaaagaaattgatttaattactCCAATTTCGAATAAGAGACCCAGAAAAGTCCCTGTGTTAATTGATCTTATCGATGACCCAACTCCTCCTCCTCCTAAGCTTCAAAAATCAGCATCTTCTACAAAATCATTTATCCCAGAAACCCCAATTTTCGTTGATGATTCTCCTGTTACCAAGTTTACCGCTAATTTGCCTAGCCCCTCGAATAGTCCTGCTCTCATTTCATCAG GTGTTGATAAATCTGATAATGATGCTGGAGACTCTGAAATGGGAACTTGTGTAAAAAATATGCAAGCATCTCCGTCTTCTGATTCAGAAAATGAGTCGGTACGTGAGTTTGATCTTGAAAGTTGGTTAGACATTGACTCAACCTTTTGTCTTCATAAGGGAGAGGAATCCAATGTTCATATGGAGGGTAGAGGTCTAGGAAAAAAATGTTCAATGGAAAATGGAAGAACTTTGTCTGAGCTTAATGTGGAACAGAACTTGGAAAAGAGACCTAAAGTTGTAGAAAAGGAGAACTGCCAGGAGAATGAAAGAATTCCTGTTACTTCCAATGTGAAGACCCTGGAAAAGTGTCCCATTGTTCAGTCCACGTGCTGTCTTG GGAACCTGAAATCCACAAAGACACATGACCATACTTCTCTGGAATACAATACCAATCAAGTACAACCTATTAAC GATCATGATTGTGGAAAAGAAAATGTCAGACTGAAAAAAGGAGGTGCAATCCATAAGCCAAAAAGTGGAGGTGATGCTAAtgcaaagaaaaaattgaacAAAGACGATCAGGCAGCAGATAGGAAGAAATTAATGGAGGAAAAAAGGGCTTTAAAGGAG CAAGAAAAGTCACTTAAAGCAGATTTGAGGGCTGAAGCTGCTAAACAGAAACAGCtggagaaagagaagaagaaattGGAGAACTATAAGTTCAATGAGAAAGACATCGTGGCTGAAATTGATCCAAAGGTTCTGTCAGGATCACTTGGAG GTCCTCTGCTAACAATGTTTAACGAGAAAGGTctcaattataaaataaatccaaatcccgTCGAAAAATCAATTATTTGGAGATTTATTCTTCCAGAAAATACTTTTCAG CATTCTGCAGTGAAACCAGATATTCGATATATATTGCTCATTTATGATGATGCTGAGGAATTTTGTAACCGTGCTAATGATGGATCTCTTATGGTTCATATTTCTTCTGTGCGAAAGCGTTATCCATCTTACACAATCTGCTGCCTCACAAATAGGTTGATGTCTTTTATCAATAAAAG GGAGCAGCAGAAGTATAAAAAGCAAAAGGTTGCCAGTGATTGGATACGCCCACCTGTGGAAGAG CTTTTTGCAAAGTTAACCACTCAGTTTGCCAATGTTCATTCAAGACAATGTGTTGATGAGGCTGAAGTAGCTGAGCATGTCGTTGGGTTGACAATCAACCTTGCCAAGGGCCAATCTCG CAAGAAGCTGACACACCTATCTGTTAATGCCAATGGATGTAATGTTACAAGGGATTGTGTGGACAGAAGCCTCATAATGAAGCATCCATG GTTAAAGGCATTGGTTTCTATACCAAAAGTGCAACCTCGATTTGCTATCGCTATATGGAAGAAGTATCCAACTATGAAATCTCTCTTGCGAGTTTTCATGGATCCAACTAAAACT ATCTTCAATTTATCAGCTTTCAAATGTTGGGGATCTGAAAACTTCACACAACTACCTCATTTAGGTTTTACCTCTTGTAGAGTTTTAGAAGTAGCTgatattttgtttaattttttttttatgcaaaTATACCAGATTTAG
- the LOC110786273 gene encoding crossover junction endonuclease EME1B isoform X2: MSQPEPIVLSDSDDDDEYKLKEIHSTTPISILSKEIHLTTPISNFNKEIDLITPISNKRPRKVPVLIDLIDDPTPPPPKLQKSASSTKSFIPETPIFVDDSPVTKFTANLPSPSNSPALISSGVDKSDNDAGDSEMGTCVKNMQASPSSDSENESVREFDLESWLDIDSTFCLHKGEESNVHMEGRGLGKKCSMENGRTLSELNVEQNLEKRPKVVEKENCQENERIPVTSNVKTLEKCPIVQSTCCLGNLKSTKTHDHTSLEYNTNQVQPINDHDCGKENVRLKKGGAIHKPKSGGDANAKKKLNKDDQAADRKKLMEEKRALKEQEKSLKADLRAEAAKQKQLEKEKKKLENYKFNEKDIVAEIDPKVLSGSLGGPLLTMFNEKGLNYKINPNPVEKSIIWRFILPENTFQHSAVKPDIRYILLIYDDAEEFCNRANDGSLMVHISSVRKRYPSYTICCLTNRLMSFINKREQQKYKKQKVASDWIRPPVEELFAKLTTQFANVHSRQCVDEAEVAEHVVGLTINLAKGQSRKKLTHLSVNANGCNVTRDCVDRSLIMKHPWLKALVSIPKVQPRFAIAIWKKYPTMKSLLRVFMDPTKTVDDKELLLQDLPLEQISGGEKRLGVICSKRVYRILMAQNGSITTDDAANGADYFPSQ, from the exons ATGTCACAGCCTGAACCCATCGTCCTCAGTGACTCTGACGATGACGACGAATACAAGCTCAAAGAAATTCATTCAACAACTCCAATTTCGATTTTGAGCAAAGAAATACATTTAACAACTCCaatttcgaatttcaacaaagaaattgatttaattactCCAATTTCGAATAAGAGACCCAGAAAAGTCCCTGTGTTAATTGATCTTATCGATGACCCAACTCCTCCTCCTCCTAAGCTTCAAAAATCAGCATCTTCTACAAAATCATTTATCCCAGAAACCCCAATTTTCGTTGATGATTCTCCTGTTACCAAGTTTACCGCTAATTTGCCTAGCCCCTCGAATAGTCCTGCTCTCATTTCATCAG GTGTTGATAAATCTGATAATGATGCTGGAGACTCTGAAATGGGAACTTGTGTAAAAAATATGCAAGCATCTCCGTCTTCTGATTCAGAAAATGAGTCGGTACGTGAGTTTGATCTTGAAAGTTGGTTAGACATTGACTCAACCTTTTGTCTTCATAAGGGAGAGGAATCCAATGTTCATATGGAGGGTAGAGGTCTAGGAAAAAAATGTTCAATGGAAAATGGAAGAACTTTGTCTGAGCTTAATGTGGAACAGAACTTGGAAAAGAGACCTAAAGTTGTAGAAAAGGAGAACTGCCAGGAGAATGAAAGAATTCCTGTTACTTCCAATGTGAAGACCCTGGAAAAGTGTCCCATTGTTCAGTCCACGTGCTGTCTTG GGAACCTGAAATCCACAAAGACACATGACCATACTTCTCTGGAATACAATACCAATCAAGTACAACCTATTAAC GATCATGATTGTGGAAAAGAAAATGTCAGACTGAAAAAAGGAGGTGCAATCCATAAGCCAAAAAGTGGAGGTGATGCTAAtgcaaagaaaaaattgaacAAAGACGATCAGGCAGCAGATAGGAAGAAATTAATGGAGGAAAAAAGGGCTTTAAAGGAG CAAGAAAAGTCACTTAAAGCAGATTTGAGGGCTGAAGCTGCTAAACAGAAACAGCtggagaaagagaagaagaaattGGAGAACTATAAGTTCAATGAGAAAGACATCGTGGCTGAAATTGATCCAAAGGTTCTGTCAGGATCACTTGGAG GTCCTCTGCTAACAATGTTTAACGAGAAAGGTctcaattataaaataaatccaaatcccgTCGAAAAATCAATTATTTGGAGATTTATTCTTCCAGAAAATACTTTTCAG CATTCTGCAGTGAAACCAGATATTCGATATATATTGCTCATTTATGATGATGCTGAGGAATTTTGTAACCGTGCTAATGATGGATCTCTTATGGTTCATATTTCTTCTGTGCGAAAGCGTTATCCATCTTACACAATCTGCTGCCTCACAAATAGGTTGATGTCTTTTATCAATAAAAG GGAGCAGCAGAAGTATAAAAAGCAAAAGGTTGCCAGTGATTGGATACGCCCACCTGTGGAAGAG CTTTTTGCAAAGTTAACCACTCAGTTTGCCAATGTTCATTCAAGACAATGTGTTGATGAGGCTGAAGTAGCTGAGCATGTCGTTGGGTTGACAATCAACCTTGCCAAGGGCCAATCTCG CAAGAAGCTGACACACCTATCTGTTAATGCCAATGGATGTAATGTTACAAGGGATTGTGTGGACAGAAGCCTCATAATGAAGCATCCATG GTTAAAGGCATTGGTTTCTATACCAAAAGTGCAACCTCGATTTGCTATCGCTATATGGAAGAAGTATCCAACTATGAAATCTCTCTTGCGAGTTTTCATGGATCCAACTAAAACT GTGGATGACAAGGAATTATTACTCCAAGATCTGCCACTAGAACAAATATCCGGCGGTGAAAAAAGGCTTGGCGTAATATGTTCAAAGAGAGTGTATAGGATACTCATGGCCCAAAATGGAAGCATCACCACTGATGATGCTGCAAACGGTGCTGATTATTTCCCCAGTCAGTAA
- the LOC110786273 gene encoding crossover junction endonuclease EME1B isoform X1 encodes MSQPEPIVLSDSDDDDEYKLKEIHSTTPISILSKEIHLTTPISNFNKEIDLITPISNKRPRKVPVLIDLIDDPTPPPPKLQKSASSTKSFIPETPIFVDDSPVTKFTANLPSPSNSPALISSGVDKSDNDAGDSEMGTCVKNMQASPSSDSENESVREFDLESWLDIDSTFCLHKGEESNVHMEGRGLGKKCSMENGRTLSELNVEQNLEKRPKVVEKENCQENERIPVTSNVKTLEKCPIVQSTCCLGNLKSTKTHDHTSLEYNTNQVQPINDHDCGKENVRLKKGGAIHKPKSGGDANAKKKLNKDDQAADRKKLMEEKRALKEQEKSLKADLRAEAAKQKQLEKEKKKLENYKFNEKDIVAEIDPKVLSGSLGGRPGPLLTMFNEKGLNYKINPNPVEKSIIWRFILPENTFQHSAVKPDIRYILLIYDDAEEFCNRANDGSLMVHISSVRKRYPSYTICCLTNRLMSFINKREQQKYKKQKVASDWIRPPVEELFAKLTTQFANVHSRQCVDEAEVAEHVVGLTINLAKGQSRKKLTHLSVNANGCNVTRDCVDRSLIMKHPWLKALVSIPKVQPRFAIAIWKKYPTMKSLLRVFMDPTKTVDDKELLLQDLPLEQISGGEKRLGVICSKRVYRILMAQNGSITTDDAANGADYFPSQ; translated from the exons ATGTCACAGCCTGAACCCATCGTCCTCAGTGACTCTGACGATGACGACGAATACAAGCTCAAAGAAATTCATTCAACAACTCCAATTTCGATTTTGAGCAAAGAAATACATTTAACAACTCCaatttcgaatttcaacaaagaaattgatttaattactCCAATTTCGAATAAGAGACCCAGAAAAGTCCCTGTGTTAATTGATCTTATCGATGACCCAACTCCTCCTCCTCCTAAGCTTCAAAAATCAGCATCTTCTACAAAATCATTTATCCCAGAAACCCCAATTTTCGTTGATGATTCTCCTGTTACCAAGTTTACCGCTAATTTGCCTAGCCCCTCGAATAGTCCTGCTCTCATTTCATCAG GTGTTGATAAATCTGATAATGATGCTGGAGACTCTGAAATGGGAACTTGTGTAAAAAATATGCAAGCATCTCCGTCTTCTGATTCAGAAAATGAGTCGGTACGTGAGTTTGATCTTGAAAGTTGGTTAGACATTGACTCAACCTTTTGTCTTCATAAGGGAGAGGAATCCAATGTTCATATGGAGGGTAGAGGTCTAGGAAAAAAATGTTCAATGGAAAATGGAAGAACTTTGTCTGAGCTTAATGTGGAACAGAACTTGGAAAAGAGACCTAAAGTTGTAGAAAAGGAGAACTGCCAGGAGAATGAAAGAATTCCTGTTACTTCCAATGTGAAGACCCTGGAAAAGTGTCCCATTGTTCAGTCCACGTGCTGTCTTG GGAACCTGAAATCCACAAAGACACATGACCATACTTCTCTGGAATACAATACCAATCAAGTACAACCTATTAAC GATCATGATTGTGGAAAAGAAAATGTCAGACTGAAAAAAGGAGGTGCAATCCATAAGCCAAAAAGTGGAGGTGATGCTAAtgcaaagaaaaaattgaacAAAGACGATCAGGCAGCAGATAGGAAGAAATTAATGGAGGAAAAAAGGGCTTTAAAGGAG CAAGAAAAGTCACTTAAAGCAGATTTGAGGGCTGAAGCTGCTAAACAGAAACAGCtggagaaagagaagaagaaattGGAGAACTATAAGTTCAATGAGAAAGACATCGTGGCTGAAATTGATCCAAAGGTTCTGTCAGGATCACTTGGAGGTAGGCCCG GTCCTCTGCTAACAATGTTTAACGAGAAAGGTctcaattataaaataaatccaaatcccgTCGAAAAATCAATTATTTGGAGATTTATTCTTCCAGAAAATACTTTTCAG CATTCTGCAGTGAAACCAGATATTCGATATATATTGCTCATTTATGATGATGCTGAGGAATTTTGTAACCGTGCTAATGATGGATCTCTTATGGTTCATATTTCTTCTGTGCGAAAGCGTTATCCATCTTACACAATCTGCTGCCTCACAAATAGGTTGATGTCTTTTATCAATAAAAG GGAGCAGCAGAAGTATAAAAAGCAAAAGGTTGCCAGTGATTGGATACGCCCACCTGTGGAAGAG CTTTTTGCAAAGTTAACCACTCAGTTTGCCAATGTTCATTCAAGACAATGTGTTGATGAGGCTGAAGTAGCTGAGCATGTCGTTGGGTTGACAATCAACCTTGCCAAGGGCCAATCTCG CAAGAAGCTGACACACCTATCTGTTAATGCCAATGGATGTAATGTTACAAGGGATTGTGTGGACAGAAGCCTCATAATGAAGCATCCATG GTTAAAGGCATTGGTTTCTATACCAAAAGTGCAACCTCGATTTGCTATCGCTATATGGAAGAAGTATCCAACTATGAAATCTCTCTTGCGAGTTTTCATGGATCCAACTAAAACT GTGGATGACAAGGAATTATTACTCCAAGATCTGCCACTAGAACAAATATCCGGCGGTGAAAAAAGGCTTGGCGTAATATGTTCAAAGAGAGTGTATAGGATACTCATGGCCCAAAATGGAAGCATCACCACTGATGATGCTGCAAACGGTGCTGATTATTTCCCCAGTCAGTAA